A genomic window from Streptococcus sanguinis includes:
- the nrdH gene encoding glutaredoxin-like protein NrdH — translation MVTIYSKNNCVQCKMTKRFLDTNHVEYREINLDEQPEFIDHVKDLGFNAAPVIQTATEAFSGFQPGKLKKLS, via the coding sequence ATGGTAACTATTTACTCAAAAAACAACTGCGTTCAGTGCAAAATGACCAAGCGCTTTTTAGATACTAATCATGTAGAATACCGCGAAATCAATTTGGACGAGCAGCCAGAATTTATTGACCATGTCAAAGATCTTGGTTTCAATGCTGCTCCTGTGATTCAGACAGCAACTGAGGCATTTTCTGGTTTCCAACCTGGTAAATTGAAAAAACTGTCTTAA
- the nrdE gene encoding class 1b ribonucleoside-diphosphate reductase subunit alpha — MGLKHLEDVTYFRLNNEINRPINGQIMLHKDKEALEAFFKENVEPNTKQFSSITEKIEYLIEENYLEKEFIQLYSPEYIEELTAFIHAQDFKFKSFMAAYKFYNQYALKTNDGEYYLESMEDRVLFNALYFANGDEAIAKDIANEIIHQRYQPATPSFLNAGRARRGELVSCFLIQVTDDMNSIGRSINSALQLSRIGGGVGISLSNLREAGAPIKGYEGAASGVVPVMKLFEDSFSYSNQLGQRQGAGVVYLNVFHPDIIAFLSTKKENADEKVRVKTLSLGVVIPDKFYELARKNEEMYLFSPYSVEREYGVPFAYLDITEKYDELVANPNITKTKIKARDLETEISKLQQESGYPYVVNIDTANRSNPIDGKIVMSNLCSEILQVQEPSLLNDAQEYLHLGTDVSCNLGSTNVVNMMTSPDFGKSIRTMTRALTFVTDSSHITAVPSIDNGNSLAHTFGLGAMGLHSYLAQQLIDYGSAEAVEFTSIYFMLMNYWTLVESNNIARERGVTFHNFEKSDYANGTYFDKYLTGEFVPKSDRVKELFAGIFIPSAEDWAELRDKVKADGLYHQNRLAVAPNGSISYINDVSASIHPITQRIEERQEKKIGKIYYPAAGLSTETIPYYTSAYDMDMRKVIDVYAAATEHVDQGLSLTLFMRSDIPKGLYEWKKESKQTTRDLSILRNYAFNKGIKSIYYVRTFTDDGGEVGANHCESCVI; from the coding sequence ATGGGACTCAAACATTTAGAGGATGTGACATACTTCCGACTCAACAACGAAATCAACCGTCCGATTAACGGACAGATTATGCTCCATAAGGACAAAGAAGCTCTGGAGGCTTTCTTTAAGGAAAATGTTGAGCCGAACACCAAGCAATTTTCTTCTATTACAGAAAAGATTGAATATTTAATAGAAGAAAACTATTTGGAAAAGGAATTTATCCAGCTCTACTCTCCTGAATACATCGAGGAGCTGACTGCTTTTATTCATGCTCAAGATTTCAAGTTTAAATCTTTCATGGCTGCTTATAAGTTCTACAACCAGTATGCATTGAAGACCAATGATGGTGAATACTATCTGGAAAGCATGGAAGATAGGGTACTCTTCAACGCCCTCTACTTTGCCAACGGAGATGAAGCCATTGCCAAGGATATTGCTAATGAAATTATCCACCAGCGCTACCAGCCAGCTACACCAAGCTTTCTTAACGCTGGTCGGGCTCGTCGGGGCGAATTGGTGTCCTGCTTCCTCATCCAAGTAACAGATGATATGAACTCAATCGGCCGCTCCATCAACTCTGCCCTGCAATTGTCTCGTATCGGAGGCGGGGTCGGTATTTCCCTCAGCAATCTGCGGGAAGCTGGAGCACCTATCAAGGGTTATGAAGGAGCTGCGTCTGGCGTTGTGCCTGTTATGAAACTCTTTGAGGACAGCTTCTCTTACTCTAACCAGCTGGGGCAACGTCAAGGGGCTGGGGTTGTCTACCTCAACGTCTTCCACCCAGATATCATCGCCTTCCTTTCTACTAAGAAAGAAAATGCTGACGAAAAAGTTCGGGTTAAAACCCTCTCACTTGGTGTTGTCATTCCGGATAAGTTCTACGAATTAGCGCGCAAAAATGAAGAAATGTACCTCTTCAGCCCATATTCTGTTGAACGCGAGTACGGAGTGCCATTTGCCTACCTTGACATCACTGAAAAATACGATGAGTTGGTCGCTAATCCAAATATCACTAAGACCAAGATTAAGGCTCGGGATTTGGAAACAGAAATTTCCAAACTCCAACAAGAATCCGGCTATCCTTATGTCGTAAACATTGATACCGCCAACCGTTCAAATCCAATCGATGGTAAAATCGTCATGAGTAACCTTTGCTCTGAAATCCTGCAGGTGCAAGAGCCTAGCCTTTTGAATGATGCGCAAGAGTATCTCCACTTGGGAACAGATGTATCATGTAACTTAGGCTCTACTAACGTTGTCAACATGATGACTTCACCTGACTTTGGAAAATCCATCCGGACTATGACACGCGCCCTGACCTTTGTCACAGACAGCTCGCACATCACAGCTGTGCCTTCTATCGACAATGGTAACAGTCTGGCGCATACCTTTGGTCTGGGAGCTATGGGACTGCACAGCTACTTGGCTCAGCAGTTGATTGACTATGGATCAGCGGAGGCCGTAGAGTTCACCAGCATCTACTTTATGCTTATGAACTACTGGACCTTGGTCGAGTCTAACAATATCGCTCGCGAGCGTGGCGTGACCTTCCATAACTTTGAAAAATCTGATTATGCTAATGGCACGTACTTTGACAAATACCTGACGGGTGAATTTGTACCTAAGTCTGACCGTGTCAAAGAACTCTTCGCAGGCATCTTTATCCCATCTGCAGAAGATTGGGCAGAGTTGCGCGACAAGGTCAAGGCTGATGGCCTCTACCACCAAAACCGCCTAGCCGTTGCGCCAAATGGCTCTATCAGCTACATCAATGACGTTTCTGCTTCAATCCATCCAATTACCCAGCGGATCGAAGAACGTCAAGAAAAGAAAATCGGTAAGATCTACTATCCTGCTGCTGGTCTGTCAACTGAGACTATTCCTTACTACACCAGTGCCTATGACATGGACATGCGCAAGGTGATCGATGTCTATGCAGCCGCAACTGAGCACGTGGACCAAGGTCTTTCCCTGACTCTCTTTATGCGCAGCGATATTCCTAAAGGCCTCTACGAATGGAAAAAAGAAAGCAAGCAAACAACCCGCGACCTTTCTATCCTGCGTAACTACGCCTTCAACAAGGGTATCAAGTCCATCTATTACGTCCGCACCTTCACTGATGATGGGGGCGAAGTAGGTGCCAACCATTGTGAAAGCTGTGTCATCTAA
- a CDS encoding YSIRK-type signal peptide-containing protein, with product MKNQFFNKQVQRFSIRKYSLGAVSVLLGTLLFAGTQTVAADQVISPTGTDSVVSTVPSDIAVDTNQSVSEKSNATVSSDIESETKNAVNNNLVSIENGVTSKVPEPLETENKSTNANDISISTEPVSDQTSTVNEKQKTVEVNPVIDDPTNPKHLVTRGYAASNVDKPATSIVNDVSRRRANKEETTTLKTTVGKVANGTGHTTLLATGNGSIARGDDYPVRFKNLPDYAADDWGLIVKNCTSFTAYRLSSVNGFNIPRAYGNGGEWGYRARREGYRVDNHPALGSVAWIDDGSYGHVAWVSNVLGNNVEIEEYNYAWSKSYNRRVVAASSMSGFIHFKDIIGGTSTPISQPSDNQGISASGVYHFTQRASIKAEPKMSSPELAYYDAGQTVTYDRKLEADGHQWISYLSFAGNRRYIAIGVTKPKAPLKGTLTIQNNNAQTGTFDVIVSDVSSPYGVKEVKLPTWSSENGQDDIVWYTAAKQPNGTYKITVNANKHKGSTGEYNIHLYYVQNNGEMVGAGGTKTTVSIKKPEGKITIQNNNPKTGTFDVVISNISNLGGVKEVKVPTWSSANDQDDIIWYTPKRQSDGTYKLTIKASDHKYSTGKYNVHLYYVQNNGQMICVTGTTTEVSLDKELIQPTGTITIRNNTSKTGTFDIIVSNVSNPGGVKEVKVPTWSAVNDQDDVVWYTASKQPDGTYKQTVKVSDHKNSIGKYNIHLYYVQDDGKLVGAGSATTEVSLPAISIPSKGNYIFQGYASIRSEAKISSPELANFDKGSTVFYDQTFIADGHQWISYVGYSGSRRYVAIN from the coding sequence ATGAAAAATCAATTTTTTAACAAGCAGGTTCAACGCTTTTCTATTCGTAAATATTCTCTAGGAGCAGTTTCAGTGCTTCTAGGAACATTATTATTTGCAGGGACTCAAACAGTTGCTGCTGATCAAGTAATTTCTCCAACTGGTACTGATTCAGTAGTTTCTACAGTACCTTCTGACATAGCAGTGGACACAAATCAGAGTGTTTCAGAAAAGTCAAATGCAACAGTAAGTTCTGATATTGAATCGGAAACAAAAAATGCTGTAAATAACAATTTAGTTAGTATTGAAAATGGAGTAACTTCTAAAGTTCCTGAACCACTAGAAACTGAAAATAAATCGACAAATGCAAATGATATTTCAATCAGCACTGAGCCTGTTTCTGATCAAACTTCAACAGTTAATGAAAAACAGAAAACTGTAGAAGTAAATCCAGTTATAGATGATCCTACTAATCCTAAACATTTAGTAACACGTGGCTATGCCGCTTCGAATGTAGATAAGCCAGCCACCTCAATTGTTAATGATGTCAGCCGCCGGCGTGCGAATAAAGAAGAAACAACAACTCTCAAAACAACTGTTGGTAAAGTTGCAAACGGGACTGGACATACGACTTTACTGGCTACAGGGAATGGTTCAATCGCTCGAGGCGATGACTATCCAGTAAGGTTTAAAAATCTCCCTGATTATGCTGCGGACGATTGGGGACTTATTGTTAAAAATTGTACTTCATTTACTGCTTATAGATTAAGTTCAGTTAATGGTTTTAACATTCCTCGTGCGTACGGAAATGGCGGTGAATGGGGATATCGAGCAAGAAGAGAAGGATATAGGGTAGATAATCATCCAGCTCTTGGCTCAGTCGCTTGGATTGATGATGGAAGTTACGGACATGTAGCATGGGTGTCCAATGTATTGGGAAATAATGTAGAAATTGAAGAATATAACTATGCTTGGAGTAAAAGTTATAATCGCAGAGTAGTTGCTGCAAGTTCAATGTCAGGCTTTATACATTTTAAAGATATCATTGGAGGTACATCTACACCGATTTCCCAGCCTTCTGATAATCAAGGAATTTCTGCCAGTGGAGTATATCATTTCACTCAAAGAGCCTCCATTAAAGCTGAGCCTAAGATGTCTAGTCCTGAATTAGCTTATTATGATGCAGGACAAACTGTTACATATGATCGCAAATTGGAAGCAGATGGCCATCAATGGATTAGCTATCTCTCCTTTGCTGGAAATCGTAGATATATTGCCATTGGAGTAACAAAGCCAAAGGCTCCTTTAAAGGGAACCTTGACTATCCAAAATAATAATGCTCAGACAGGGACTTTTGATGTCATTGTATCTGATGTCTCTAGCCCGTATGGTGTGAAAGAAGTAAAATTACCAACTTGGTCAAGTGAAAATGGACAAGATGATATTGTTTGGTACACTGCTGCTAAACAGCCTAATGGAACATATAAAATAACTGTCAATGCAAATAAACATAAAGGTTCTACAGGAGAGTATAATATCCATCTATATTATGTTCAAAATAATGGGGAAATGGTTGGAGCTGGGGGAACGAAGACTACCGTTTCTATTAAGAAGCCTGAAGGAAAAATTACTATTCAAAATAATAATCCAAAAACAGGAACCTTTGATGTAGTTATATCTAACATTTCCAATCTTGGTGGTGTAAAAGAAGTAAAAGTACCTACATGGTCTAGTGCGAATGATCAAGATGATATTATTTGGTATACTCCTAAAAGACAATCAGATGGCACTTACAAATTGACAATAAAAGCTAGCGATCATAAATATTCCACTGGAAAATATAATGTGCATTTATACTATGTTCAAAATAATGGCCAAATGATTTGTGTAACAGGAACGACGACAGAAGTCTCCTTGGATAAGGAATTAATCCAGCCGACAGGAACTATTACTATTCGGAATAATACTTCAAAGACAGGCACCTTTGATATTATTGTGTCTAATGTTTCTAATCCTGGTGGTGTAAAAGAAGTAAAGGTACCTACATGGTCTGCTGTCAATGACCAAGATGACGTGGTTTGGTACACTGCTAGCAAGCAACCAGATGGGACCTACAAACAGACTGTTAAAGTGAGTGATCATAAAAATTCCATTGGGAAATACAATATTCATCTTTACTACGTTCAGGATGATGGAAAACTTGTAGGTGCAGGCTCTGCTACTACGGAAGTCTCATTACCAGCTATATCTATTCCATCAAAAGGGAATTACATTTTTCAAGGCTATGCTTCTATTCGGTCTGAAGCTAAAATATCAAGTCCAGAACTAGCAAACTTTGACAAAGGTAGCACAGTCTTTTATGATCAAACTTTTATTGCAGATGGTCATCAGTGGATTAGCTATGTTGGGTATAGTGGTAGCCGTCGTTATGTAGCAATAAATTAA
- a CDS encoding transcriptional regulator — translation MQGKEFGQHLKQLRLNRGWTKEQLCGDESKLSIRQLTRLESGISQPTLSTLEYLAFCLEVDLTTLTGSKKEDVALPTDYQRLKYKLIRTTTYGNTEALFELEHIIDEIFEVYYDDLPEAEQNVMDILQSKIYTYTSEKFHKYGMTLFAQHLDDLQSKKHYDVNDLLYIQLYQIYVGDEEEIRSAKFDKELYARIAQRLLQSVDYIPNEYLFLMRDALLTIPGIECERKEFIYTKDTLNKLNIIMELTEDYQKKPLIRMLEGEYELFVHKDEKKAQQYYEEGLTLARLLGHTFLSKKMAEEWNKELRLYHQD, via the coding sequence ATGCAAGGAAAAGAATTTGGACAGCATTTGAAACAGCTTCGATTAAATAGGGGCTGGACCAAGGAGCAATTGTGTGGTGATGAGTCAAAGCTTTCTATACGGCAGTTAACCCGTTTGGAGTCAGGCATTTCCCAGCCTACTCTCTCTACTTTAGAATATCTGGCTTTCTGTCTAGAGGTCGATTTGACAACTTTGACAGGAAGTAAAAAAGAAGATGTAGCTCTACCTACTGACTATCAGCGCTTGAAGTATAAGCTGATTCGGACGACCACTTATGGCAATACCGAAGCTTTGTTCGAATTGGAGCATATCATAGATGAAATTTTTGAAGTTTATTATGATGATTTGCCAGAAGCTGAGCAGAATGTAATGGATATCTTGCAATCAAAGATTTATACTTATACTTCTGAGAAATTCCATAAGTATGGAATGACTCTCTTTGCCCAGCATTTGGACGATTTGCAGAGTAAAAAGCATTATGACGTGAATGATTTACTCTACATCCAGCTCTATCAGATCTATGTGGGAGATGAAGAGGAGATTCGGTCAGCTAAGTTTGATAAGGAATTATATGCAAGAATCGCTCAGCGATTACTGCAGTCAGTTGACTATATTCCAAATGAATATCTCTTTCTCATGCGAGATGCTCTACTGACAATCCCAGGTATTGAGTGCGAGCGAAAAGAGTTCATTTATACAAAAGATACACTCAACAAACTTAATATAATCATGGAATTGACAGAGGACTATCAAAAGAAACCGCTGATAAGAATGTTAGAGGGAGAATATGAGCTTTTCGTACACAAGGACGAGAAAAAGGCTCAACAATACTACGAAGAGGGACTGACGTTGGCAAGATTGTTAGGTCATACTTTTCTATCTAAAAAAATGGCTGAGGAGTGGAATAAAGAACTTCGGCTCTATCATCAAGACTAG
- a CDS encoding diacylglycerol kinase family lipid kinase codes for MSKVLLIVNPSSGGEKAKSYEDLAREKLAECFDEVVVKHTEKGGDAAAFAKQAAEDHYDSVFVMGGDGTVNEGISGLAELDYRPTFGFFPLGTVNDLARALGIPLDAEEAIQNLDINKVKPLDIGKINDQYFMNVVAIGTIPESINNVDSEDKTKWGKFAYFISGFKQLMDTSFYEFHLKIDGEERTIKSSTLLIGSTNSIGGFESILPEATVNDGLLHLLYLKDKNLLDTLVSVPDLISGNGEESDNIEYLTFKEITVELADDKAELSVNVDGDEGDQLPVTIRVLPSHLNVYC; via the coding sequence ATGTCTAAAGTCCTATTAATTGTCAACCCCAGTTCGGGGGGCGAAAAAGCCAAGTCCTATGAAGACTTGGCAAGGGAAAAGTTGGCAGAATGTTTCGATGAGGTAGTGGTCAAGCATACTGAAAAAGGCGGAGACGCAGCAGCTTTTGCTAAGCAAGCAGCAGAAGACCATTATGATAGCGTCTTTGTTATGGGCGGCGATGGAACAGTCAATGAAGGAATCAGCGGCCTGGCTGAACTAGACTATCGTCCGACCTTTGGCTTCTTTCCACTTGGTACGGTCAATGACTTGGCGCGTGCTCTCGGCATTCCCCTAGACGCTGAAGAAGCCATTCAGAATCTCGATATCAACAAAGTCAAGCCACTTGATATCGGCAAGATTAATGACCAGTACTTTATGAATGTGGTTGCCATTGGAACTATTCCAGAGTCGATCAACAATGTAGATTCTGAAGACAAGACCAAGTGGGGTAAGTTTGCCTACTTTATCTCTGGTTTCAAGCAGTTGATGGATACTAGTTTTTACGAATTTCACTTGAAGATTGATGGAGAAGAGCGCACGATAAAGAGCAGCACACTCTTGATTGGCTCTACCAACTCAATCGGAGGTTTCGAGAGCATTCTCCCTGAAGCCACTGTCAATGACGGCTTGCTCCATCTCTTGTATCTTAAGGATAAAAATCTCTTGGACACCTTGGTTTCTGTACCGGATTTGATTTCGGGCAATGGTGAAGAAAGTGATAATATCGAGTATCTGACCTTTAAGGAAATCACAGTTGAGTTGGCTGACGATAAGGCAGAGCTCAGCGTCAACGTTGACGGAGATGAGGGTGACCAACTGCCAGTGACGATTCGTGTCTTGCCATCTCACTTGAATGTGTATTGCTAG
- a CDS encoding CPBP family intramembrane metalloprotease, with the protein MKLKTFFTNFGLYILVLLTYFYIFSTIVVFTIGSLTGGFSQLLILPIFVILASLYSFAMWKWYQKDLKLEIKNTKLTSSVWLPSVLLLAFIIFQQLVPIESSANQNAAVELIQQQPAFAFLYMVIFAPILEELLTRGFLAKFLFPDQNSLAKILLYLTVSASFFSLLHMPGNLVQFLVYFILGAIFGLGYLAKKDLRYSMGLHLANNLIAFVLIAFF; encoded by the coding sequence ATGAAATTAAAAACTTTCTTTACTAATTTTGGCCTTTATATTCTTGTCCTCTTGACCTATTTCTATATTTTTTCGACTATAGTTGTTTTCACTATAGGTTCTCTGACAGGGGGATTTTCTCAACTATTGATTTTGCCGATTTTTGTCATACTTGCAAGTCTCTATTCTTTTGCCATGTGGAAATGGTACCAGAAAGATTTGAAACTGGAAATCAAAAATACCAAGCTGACCAGCTCTGTCTGGCTTCCCAGCGTCCTCTTGCTTGCTTTTATTATCTTCCAGCAGCTCGTTCCTATTGAATCTTCTGCCAATCAGAATGCTGCTGTAGAGTTGATTCAGCAGCAGCCAGCCTTTGCCTTTCTATACATGGTAATCTTTGCTCCTATTCTTGAGGAGTTGCTGACACGAGGATTTTTGGCTAAGTTTCTCTTTCCCGACCAAAACAGCTTGGCGAAAATCCTGCTCTATTTAACTGTATCTGCCAGCTTTTTCTCTCTTTTGCACATGCCGGGCAATCTAGTCCAGTTTCTGGTTTACTTCATCTTGGGAGCCATCTTTGGCTTAGGCTATCTAGCTAAGAAGGATCTGCGCTACTCAATGGGCTTACATCTGGCAAATAATCTCATTGCCTTTGTTCTCATTGCCTTCTTTTAA
- a CDS encoding CPBP family intramembrane metalloprotease yields MNNFKAIALGIVKWLGLILLNILINATPMLFLMYGKNVPMYVEILLVAMYLILVFLIFRSLWRHYQKHVPEEKKQFRLSGKDIGFAFLFFFLARVAAIVGVYLNLILSGNSQTSNDSAIQGLGGMMSSQYIFFALLFVATIAFIAPIMEELIFRGFGTAFFFKNNQKVLAAIVTSVVFTLPHITQLSEFPPYFAIGLILYISYARRGNIKDSMLVHILNNLPMAIMLLLAMFK; encoded by the coding sequence ATGAACAACTTTAAAGCAATTGCCTTAGGAATCGTAAAATGGCTAGGTTTAATCCTTCTCAATATCCTTATAAACGCTACCCCGATGCTCTTCTTGATGTATGGGAAAAATGTGCCCATGTATGTAGAGATACTATTGGTAGCAATGTATCTGATTTTAGTTTTCTTGATTTTCCGTAGTTTATGGCGGCATTATCAGAAGCATGTGCCAGAAGAAAAGAAGCAGTTCAGACTGTCTGGCAAGGATATCGGTTTTGCTTTTCTATTCTTTTTCCTTGCGAGAGTGGCTGCTATTGTCGGTGTTTATCTCAATCTCATCCTGAGCGGCAATTCCCAGACTAGTAATGACAGCGCCATACAAGGGCTGGGGGGAATGATGTCTTCGCAGTATATCTTTTTTGCCTTGCTCTTTGTTGCAACGATTGCCTTTATCGCTCCTATCATGGAAGAACTAATTTTCCGCGGTTTTGGAACTGCCTTCTTTTTCAAAAATAATCAAAAAGTTTTGGCTGCCATTGTGACTTCTGTGGTCTTCACTCTGCCTCATATCACGCAATTGTCCGAGTTCCCGCCCTATTTTGCCATTGGTTTGATTCTGTATATATCCTATGCTCGTCGGGGGAATATAAAAGATTCCATGTTGGTTCATATCCTGAACAATCTCCCCATGGCTATAATGCTGCTGCTAGCTATGTTTAAGTAA
- a CDS encoding DUF3267 domain-containing protein, translating to MKLLKELDFIHNKKVNLALNITAVLLIFPFLALFTWIAILMYGKGSEVFHFFDLFYLLVLMIIHELIHGFFFKVLGDENTKVKYGFKSGMAYATSPGSLYSRKRMLVIILAPFFLISLVLTLIYALHILPATSYIVLASFHAAGCVGDFFLAAAIIRQKGDIAIEDTEVGINIYQKENL from the coding sequence ATGAAACTACTGAAAGAACTTGATTTTATCCATAATAAAAAGGTCAATCTGGCTCTGAATATAACGGCAGTATTGCTGATCTTCCCTTTTCTAGCCCTCTTTACCTGGATTGCTATTCTAATGTATGGCAAGGGCAGCGAAGTTTTTCATTTCTTTGACTTATTCTACCTCCTTGTTCTAATGATCATCCATGAGCTGATCCACGGCTTCTTCTTTAAGGTACTGGGGGATGAAAATACCAAGGTTAAGTATGGTTTTAAGAGTGGCATGGCTTATGCGACCAGTCCAGGCAGCCTTTACAGTCGGAAAAGAATGCTGGTCATTATTCTGGCACCTTTCTTTCTGATTAGCCTAGTCCTGACCTTGATCTATGCCTTGCATATTTTGCCCGCCACTTCTTATATCGTCCTTGCTAGCTTTCACGCAGCTGGCTGTGTAGGAGATTTTTTCCTCGCTGCGGCTATTATTCGGCAGAAGGGGGATATCGCTATTGAGGACACAGAAGTCGGTATCAATATCTATCAAAAGGAGAATCTATAA
- a CDS encoding DUF3169 family protein, with amino-acid sequence MTTKKRIIRNVIFLILAIIIGGVIGFFAGRIEHISWPSFLNVGLLQNIGRVCLTILYPFTFYFIYQANKYHQSMEKEEDEDKEYELYRQTFKTLESVTILYNVTSALTLFTLFVGVNYVFPLLEAGAVFWINLYDGVILLALVIAQIVLLKTTQKIRKYKLSIAPTVEEIKEFALSYDESELQANYEQCYLILFNVNQRLLPALYVILGIVGTFTPLNVVSGFVVLLVIHIYINLMYYPMVRKYFK; translated from the coding sequence ATGACAACGAAAAAAAGAATAATAAGGAATGTAATTTTCTTAATTCTAGCCATAATCATTGGAGGAGTGATTGGTTTCTTTGCTGGACGCATTGAACACATATCTTGGCCAAGTTTTTTGAATGTAGGACTACTACAAAATATAGGACGTGTATGCTTAACCATCCTCTATCCTTTTACTTTTTATTTTATATACCAAGCAAATAAATATCATCAATCTATGGAGAAAGAAGAGGATGAAGATAAGGAGTATGAACTTTATCGTCAAACCTTTAAAACGTTAGAATCTGTGACAATCTTATATAATGTCACCTCTGCTTTGACTTTATTTACCTTATTTGTTGGTGTAAACTATGTTTTTCCATTATTAGAAGCTGGTGCGGTGTTTTGGATTAATCTATATGATGGAGTTATTCTTCTAGCCCTTGTAATTGCCCAAATAGTATTGCTCAAGACGACACAGAAAATCCGAAAATATAAACTATCGATAGCACCTACTGTTGAGGAAATAAAAGAATTTGCCCTCTCTTATGATGAGTCAGAGCTGCAAGCCAATTATGAACAGTGCTATCTTATTCTCTTCAATGTAAATCAGAGACTTCTGCCAGCCCTCTATGTTATTTTAGGGATAGTGGGAACTTTCACACCCCTTAATGTCGTTTCCGGCTTTGTCGTCTTGCTGGTGATTCATATCTATATCAATCTCATGTATTATCCAATGGTAAGAAAATATTTCAAATAA
- a CDS encoding helix-turn-helix transcriptional regulator, with amino-acid sequence MKLKNRLKELRARDGLNQTELARRAEVSRQTISLLERGEYTPSIIIALKIAHIFGETVENVFRIEEE; translated from the coding sequence ATGAAATTAAAGAATCGTCTCAAGGAGTTGCGAGCACGAGATGGCCTCAATCAGACAGAGTTAGCAAGGAGAGCAGAAGTATCCAGACAGACTATCAGTCTCTTGGAACGAGGCGAGTACACTCCCTCTATCATCATTGCGTTGAAAATTGCTCATATTTTTGGAGAAACTGTCGAGAACGTTTTTAGAATTGAGGAAGAATGA
- a CDS encoding acetylornithine transaminase: MTYLFENYKRAPIEFVKAEGSYLIDSEGKAYLDFSSGIGVTNLGFHPQVQQALIQQAGRIWHSPNLYLSSLQEQVAQELAGSYDYLAFFCNSGAEANEAAIKLARKATGKQGIITFQQSFHGRTFGAMAATGQDKIKEGFGDGVPHFSYAVYNDLASVEDLVNQDTAAVMLELVQGESGVRPAEAAFVKDLADFCQREGILLIVDEVQTGMGRTGQLYSFEHYGIIPDIVTLAKGLANGLPAGALLGKSSLAPALGPGSHGSTFGGNKLAMAAALETLYIMKEAGFLEEVRSKSAILMEQLQLAFQDHPKISAVRGLGMMIGIETSASLSRLVEAARQKGLIILTAGENVIRLLPPLTISREEIQQGIAVLKEIFSQVDE; the protein is encoded by the coding sequence ATGACTTATTTATTTGAAAACTACAAGCGGGCGCCTATTGAGTTTGTTAAAGCAGAGGGCTCCTATCTGATTGACAGTGAGGGAAAGGCTTATTTGGACTTTTCATCGGGGATTGGCGTAACCAATCTTGGCTTTCATCCGCAGGTCCAGCAGGCATTGATCCAGCAAGCAGGACGCATCTGGCACAGTCCCAATCTCTATCTTAGCTCTCTGCAAGAGCAGGTGGCTCAGGAACTGGCAGGTTCTTATGATTATTTGGCATTTTTCTGCAATAGCGGAGCAGAAGCTAATGAAGCTGCTATTAAGCTAGCCCGCAAAGCTACTGGCAAGCAAGGCATTATCACTTTTCAGCAATCCTTTCACGGTCGGACCTTTGGCGCTATGGCCGCAACAGGACAGGATAAGATCAAGGAAGGATTTGGTGATGGGGTTCCTCATTTCAGCTATGCGGTTTACAATGATCTGGCCAGCGTAGAAGACTTGGTCAATCAGGATACGGCAGCTGTCATGCTGGAATTGGTCCAAGGAGAATCAGGAGTTCGTCCAGCAGAAGCAGCCTTTGTCAAAGACTTGGCAGATTTTTGCCAACGAGAGGGGATTTTACTGATTGTTGATGAGGTACAGACAGGTATGGGGCGCACGGGTCAGCTTTATTCCTTTGAGCATTATGGGATTATACCGGATATTGTGACACTGGCTAAGGGTTTAGCCAATGGCCTGCCCGCTGGTGCTCTATTAGGAAAATCCAGCTTGGCTCCTGCTCTTGGACCTGGCAGTCATGGCTCTACCTTTGGTGGCAATAAATTAGCCATGGCGGCTGCCTTGGAGACCTTGTATATCATGAAAGAGGCGGGCTTTCTAGAAGAAGTCAGGTCTAAAAGTGCCATCTTGATGGAGCAGCTGCAGCTTGCTTTTCAGGATCATCCAAAGATTTCTGCTGTTCGCGGTCTGGGCATGATGATTGGGATTGAAACAAGCGCCAGTCTGTCAAGGCTTGTTGAAGCTGCCCGCCAGAAGGGCTTAATTATCCTGACAGCTGGAGAGAATGTTATCCGTCTCCTGCCACCTTTGACTATCAGCAGGGAGGAAATTCAGCAGGGGATTGCTGTTTTAAAAGAAATATTTTCTCAAGTAGATGAATAA